The Arachis ipaensis cultivar K30076 chromosome B07, Araip1.1, whole genome shotgun sequence genome includes a window with the following:
- the LOC107609789 gene encoding uncharacterized protein LOC107609789 isoform X1 produces the protein MHCMAKIVFGDLKPKTESNMPIMSAPALFSTVSAATATATILFLICKSRLMHEKNLTTHHRQQPKRNPEQPKRDPCGKMLFVSQIGTSKALATRLCDLLESKGVVLDLVDARNYEPEALPKENLVLLVASTSEVWNLPPARNFSSNHDLPWGAECFVNWIEKKANAFKVGAFVVNACSFSAFVVGSEVTEGGKNLMAKAANEIRGLGHTAEWNADFDSWWGSVVAVLQGAVLGICGESEPEDVGSSDLNLSMTQRLYMLVKNLVEVKTEPYVRFSSTTSYRMLTITDDNFMKNGTVELEQVCHIPAQWPLRDDLLIDNGVLPDFQGICSDGRCFYFTADVGGLIEHPNVGYYDSRYSKLWCLKYEDPTWVWSLCGTMFCSRLSPFVVPYDGKLCMFGGEYGIANWVEIYSLKSGLWEKREVPDSALFSGHSFPSSYFLWEDSTKSSKKTLIVLYSFDDNHQLLMSYDVKANRWEEVECNFPPVPGFCPRKLVRLGCSHYLLIVDSVPTWYIYDLSEKKLVAIVHVDGLEEDDVRVSNIFCCHHSSKESLIYIFTEHEFVQEKEQEEGSDLPHLVPYARVRLQLQTFSAKIESKGYLGVGPHCKYDIFAAGDEGNKEKTVV, from the exons ATGCATTGCATGGCGAAGATAGTGTTTGGTGACCTAAAACCTAAAACTGAAAGCAACATGCCAATCATGTCGGCGCCCGCACTCTTCTCCACCGTTAGCGCCGCCACGGCCACTGCCACGATCTTGTTCTTAATCTGCAAGTCTCGTCTCATGCACGAAAAGAACCTCACAACACACCATCGCCAACAACCCAAACGCAATCCCGAACAACCCAAACGCGATCCATGTGGCAAGATGCTATTCGTTTCCCAAATCGGAACTTCAAAAGCCCTAGCGACGCGCCTCTGCGATTTGTTAGAGTCGAAAGGCGTCGTTTTGGACCTCGTAGATGCCCGGAATTACGAGCCCGAAGCCCTACCCAAGGAGAACCTCGTCCTCCTCGTTGCTTCAACTTCGGAAGTTTGGAACCTACCTCCCGCACGGAATTTCTCTTCCAATCACGACCTACCTTGGGGAGCAGAGTGCTTCGTCAATTGGATCGAGAAAAAAGCGAACGCCTTTAAGGTTGGAGCGTTTGTTGTGAATGCTTGCAGTTTCAGTGCCTTTGTGGTGGGCAGCGAGGTTACTGAAGGTGGGAAGAATTTGATGGCTAAGGCCGCCAATGAGATTAGGGGTTTGGGGCACACTGCTGAATGGAATGCGGATTTTGACAGCTGGTGGGGAAGTGTTGTTGCGGTTTTGCAAGGTGCTGTTTTGGGAATATGCGGGGAATCTGAACCTGAG GATGTTGGTTCTTCTGATCTAAACCTATCCATGACACAGCGTTTATATATGTTGGTGAAAAATCTTGTAGAAGTGAAAACCGAGCCTTATGTGAGATTCTCTAGTACCACCAGTTACAGGATGTTAACTATCACTGACGACAACTTTATGAAAAATGGCACTGTTGAACTTGAACAAGTATGTCATATACCTGCCCAATGGCCTCTTAGAGATGATCTATTGATCGACAACGGTGTGTTACCAGATTTTCAAGGAATTTGTTCTGATGGTCGCTGCTTTTACTTTACTGCTGATGTGGGTGGTCTTATAGAACATCCGAACGTGGGTTATTACGATAGTCGCTACTCAAAGCTGTGGTGCCTTAAGTATGAGGATCCTACTTGGGTTTGGAGTCTATGTGGAACCATGTTCTGCTCCCGATTAAGTCCCTTCGTAGTCCCATACGATGGCAAATTGTGCATGTTTGGGGGTGAGTATGGAATTGCAAATTGGGTTGAGATCTATAGCCTAAAATCAGGTCTATGGGAAAAAAGGGAAGTGCCAGATAGTGCTCTCTTCTCAGGTCACTCGTTCCCTAGCTCGTACTTTCTGTGGGAGGACAGCACCAAGAGTAGCAAGAAGACCCTCATTGTATTGTATTCTTTTGATGATAATCATCAGTTGCTCATGTCATATGACGTCAAGGCTAACAGATGGGAAGAAGTTGAGTGCAATTTTCCGCCAGTTCCTGGATTTTGTCCTAGAAAATTAGTTCGTTTGGGATGTAGCCATTATCTTCTGATTGTAGACTCCGTTCCAACGTGGTATATTTATGACTTGTCTGAGAAGAAGCTTGTGGCAATAGTGCACGTGGATGGTTTGGAGGAGGACGATGTGCGGGTATCAAATATTTTTTGTTGCCACCACAGTAGCAAAGAAAGTTTGATCTATATATTCACGGAACACGAGTTCGTGCAAGAGAAGGAGCAAGAGGAAGGGTCAGATCTTCCTCATCTTGTTCCTTATGCCAGAGTCAGGCTCCAACTCCAAACCTTTTCTGCTAAGATTGAATCCAAGGGTTATCTTGGAGTTGGTCCTCATTGCAAATACGATAT ATTTGCTGCTGGAGATGAAGGCAATAAAGAGAAGACTGTGGTTTAG